A window from Candidatus Caldatribacterium sp. encodes these proteins:
- a CDS encoding hydrogenase 3 maturation endopeptidase HyCI: MTHAFPVRPISSTSPLLDDRVRKALEPSSEGKMVLVAVGNPLRRDDGVGMYIGERAARFTSPSFSVVLAGFTPERVLDDILRERPAKVVFVDAASFGGTPGEVRVLSEEEIVATTLSTHMFPLPVLARLIAEEVGCLVLFVGIEPQDVSFGEGLSRAVEEAAQAVLSYLEEVFQRA, from the coding sequence ATGACCCATGCATTTCCTGTTCGACCCATTTCCTCAACGTCTCCTTTGTTGGACGATAGGGTAAGGAAAGCTCTTGAGCCTTCGAGCGAGGGCAAAATGGTCCTTGTGGCAGTGGGGAATCCCCTCCGAAGGGACGACGGGGTGGGGATGTACATCGGAGAGAGAGCAGCACGATTCACCTCTCCTTCTTTCTCGGTTGTTCTTGCGGGATTCACTCCAGAGCGCGTTTTGGACGATATCCTTAGGGAGAGACCGGCAAAAGTTGTCTTTGTAGATGCGGCTTCCTTTGGAGGAACCCCGGGGGAGGTTCGGGTGCTCTCGGAAGAAGAAATCGTGGCCACCACCTTAAGCACCCACATGTTTCCCCTGCCCGTTCTTGCCCGCCTCATCGCTGAAGAGGTGGGCTGTCTCGTTCTCTTTGTGGGAATCGAGCCCCAGGATGTATCTTTTGGGGAAGGGCTGAGTAGAGCTGTCGAAGAGGCTGCCCAGGCAGTGCTTTCGTACCTTGAGGAGGTTTTCCAGCGTGCATGA
- a CDS encoding FAD/NAD(P)-binding protein — protein sequence MEKLFISHTGYEVKEAQILRTVRLTEKDKLFELALVGGEILDFEPGQFLEVSLVGVGEAPISLCSSPTQRKSFELCVRAVGRLTNALHRLEPGDIVGIRGPFGVGFPVTKLMGHDLLLIAGGIGLAPLRSLINYVMDNRRDFGRVHVLFGCKDPQNLLFRDEIEVWQRRMDVGFQCTVDQADPDWKGNVGLVTSLIPGVDINPRETFAVMVGPPVMYRFVIAELLKKGIPESQIILSLERHMKCGLGKCGHCQIHDIYCCQDGPVFFYERIKTLKGAI from the coding sequence ATGGAGAAGCTCTTCATAAGTCACACGGGATACGAGGTCAAGGAAGCCCAGATTCTTCGTACCGTTCGTCTCACGGAGAAGGATAAGCTTTTTGAACTCGCCCTCGTGGGAGGAGAAATTCTCGATTTTGAACCGGGGCAATTCCTTGAGGTTTCGCTCGTTGGGGTGGGAGAGGCACCAATATCCCTTTGTTCCTCGCCGACGCAGCGGAAGAGTTTTGAGCTCTGTGTACGTGCTGTGGGTCGGCTGACGAATGCCCTGCACCGCCTTGAACCGGGAGATATTGTAGGGATTCGAGGTCCCTTTGGAGTTGGTTTCCCGGTAACCAAGCTCATGGGGCACGACCTCCTCCTCATTGCCGGTGGCATTGGCCTTGCTCCTTTGCGCTCTCTCATCAACTACGTCATGGACAATCGGCGGGATTTCGGGAGAGTCCATGTGCTCTTCGGGTGCAAGGACCCACAGAACCTCCTTTTCCGGGACGAGATTGAGGTGTGGCAGCGCCGTATGGATGTGGGGTTCCAGTGCACGGTGGACCAGGCAGACCCCGATTGGAAGGGAAACGTGGGCCTTGTCACCTCCCTCATTCCTGGAGTGGATATCAATCCTCGGGAGACCTTTGCGGTTATGGTTGGTCCACCGGTCATGTACCGCTTCGTCATCGCCGAGCTCCTAAAGAAAGGTATTCCGGAGAGCCAAATCATCCTCTCCCTTGAGCGGCACATGAAGTGTGGTCTTGGTAAGTGTGGTCACTGCCAGATTCATGATATCTACTGCTGTCAGGATGGTCCGGTTTTCTTCTACGAGCGAATCAAAACTCTCAAAGGGGCGATATGA
- a CDS encoding cytochrome B produces the protein MKAPKVAFFDFTCCEGCQLQVANLGEPLLELLGSVDLVEFRETMSERWDGVYDIAIVEGSITTPHDVERVKRIRQRSKILIAYGSCATIGGVNGMKNAFDLEEIKEYVYGEGAKFFETIPTKPLHEVVMVDYFVHGCPVYQPEFLEVLKCALLGIPYHVPDVAVCVECKFNENVCFYERGLTCLGPITRAGCNSWCINNGNICYGCRGMVSNPNEKGFLEVLRQYGVSLEFLVRRMDMYNACRILKGAEKNHGEKRAH, from the coding sequence ATGAAGGCGCCAAAGGTTGCGTTCTTTGATTTCACCTGCTGCGAGGGTTGCCAGCTCCAGGTGGCGAATCTCGGCGAGCCACTTCTGGAGCTTTTGGGTTCTGTTGACCTTGTGGAGTTCCGGGAAACAATGAGCGAGCGGTGGGATGGCGTCTACGACATTGCCATTGTCGAAGGAAGTATCACTACTCCTCACGATGTGGAACGGGTGAAGAGAATCCGCCAGCGCTCGAAAATCCTTATTGCTTACGGGTCCTGTGCAACCATTGGAGGCGTCAACGGAATGAAGAATGCCTTTGACCTTGAGGAAATCAAAGAGTACGTGTACGGAGAAGGGGCGAAATTTTTTGAGACCATTCCCACCAAGCCCCTGCACGAGGTTGTCATGGTGGATTACTTCGTCCACGGTTGTCCGGTGTACCAGCCGGAGTTCCTCGAGGTCCTCAAGTGCGCCCTTTTGGGGATTCCCTACCATGTTCCGGATGTGGCGGTTTGCGTCGAGTGCAAGTTCAACGAGAATGTCTGTTTCTATGAGCGGGGCCTAACCTGTCTTGGTCCTATCACAAGGGCAGGGTGCAACTCCTGGTGCATCAATAACGGCAACATTTGCTACGGATGCCGGGGGATGGTTTCGAATCCCAACGAGAAGGGATTCCTTGAGGTTCTCAGGCAGTACGGGGTGAGCCTTGAGTTTCTCGTGCGGAGAATGGACATGTACAATGCCTGTCGAATTTTGAAAGGGGCAGAAAAGAACCATGGGGAGAAACGTGCGCATTGA
- a CDS encoding 4Fe-4S dicluster domain-containing protein yields the protein MDYVVLVKSDLGPFVGFLRQHGKVVAPKKKGERHFAFEEVEDARDIALRYIPTILPPKKYFMPQYETLAEYNLREGQKLHPVVEVEHIVLFGVHTCDLAGIQCLDVVFSDRPKDLNYLVRKGYVTIIGLECNEYCDAYASCGLMGTFLPQGGYDLFFTDLGDYFLVHVGTQRGEDIAWGFGLFQKAEPKHLKDLEVLRARKAEIFRPEVPVDRFLLPRMFQEGFEAKVWEDIGSRCLSCANCTNVCPTCYCFDVKDVLNLDLTTGRRIRVWDSCQNEPFAKIASGESFRAERSDRKRHRFNRKFSYPVKRYNRFFCTGCGRCSRVCMAKIDLKETITQLAQETGYLGALRG from the coding sequence ATGGACTACGTTGTTCTCGTGAAAAGCGACCTGGGTCCGTTCGTGGGATTCCTGAGGCAGCACGGCAAGGTTGTGGCCCCAAAGAAAAAGGGAGAGCGCCACTTCGCTTTTGAGGAGGTTGAGGACGCAAGAGACATAGCCCTCCGGTACATCCCCACCATCCTTCCTCCCAAGAAGTACTTCATGCCCCAGTATGAGACCCTTGCGGAGTACAATTTGCGAGAAGGACAGAAGCTCCATCCCGTGGTCGAGGTGGAACACATTGTTCTCTTTGGAGTCCATACCTGCGATCTTGCCGGAATCCAGTGCCTCGATGTGGTGTTCAGCGATCGTCCGAAAGATCTCAATTACCTCGTTCGCAAAGGTTACGTCACCATCATAGGGCTTGAGTGCAACGAGTACTGTGATGCGTACGCTTCGTGTGGACTCATGGGAACGTTCCTCCCTCAGGGAGGGTACGACCTCTTCTTCACCGACCTTGGAGACTACTTTCTGGTTCACGTGGGGACCCAGAGAGGAGAGGACATAGCTTGGGGATTTGGTCTCTTCCAGAAAGCAGAACCCAAGCACCTGAAAGACCTTGAGGTGCTTCGGGCTCGGAAGGCAGAGATTTTCCGTCCCGAGGTTCCAGTTGACCGTTTCCTGCTTCCCCGCATGTTCCAGGAAGGGTTTGAGGCCAAGGTCTGGGAGGATATTGGGAGCCGATGCCTCTCCTGTGCGAACTGTACGAACGTATGTCCCACGTGCTACTGTTTTGATGTGAAGGATGTTCTGAACCTTGATCTCACCACGGGGAGACGCATCCGGGTCTGGGATTCGTGCCAGAATGAACCTTTTGCAAAGATTGCAAGCGGTGAGAGCTTTCGGGCGGAACGCTCAGATCGGAAGCGTCACCGGTTCAACCGGAAGTTCTCGTATCCGGTGAAGCGGTACAATCGGTTCTTCTGTACCGGGTGTGGGCGTTGCAGTCGGGTCTGCATGGCGAAAATCGACCTGAAGGAGACCATTACGCAGCTTGCCCAGGAAACGGGATACCTTGGGGCCCTGCGGGGGTGA